Proteins co-encoded in one Marmota flaviventris isolate mMarFla1 chromosome 9, mMarFla1.hap1, whole genome shotgun sequence genomic window:
- the Nrgn gene encoding neurogranin, producing the protein MDCCTESACSKPDDDILDIPLDDPGANAAAAKIQASFRGHMARKKIKSGEHGRKGPGPGGPGGAGGARGGAGGGPSGD; encoded by the coding sequence gaGAGCGCCTGCTCCAAGCCGGACGACGACATTCTAGACATCCCACTGGACGATCCTGGTGCCAATGCGGCCGCTGCCAAAATCCAGGCGAGTTTCCGGGGCCATATGGCGCGGAAGAAGATAAAGAGCGGAGAGCACGGCCGGAAGGGCCCGGGTCCTGGGGGACCGGGCGGAGCTGGGGGCGCCCggggaggcgcgggcggcggccccagCGGAGACTAA